The Fervidicoccaceae archaeon genome contains the following window.
CGAGGGGGGCCATCGAGGCACTCGGCGAGCGCGAGATTCGAGCGCTCATCGCGTCGGCCCGAGACTTCACGGACATGCTCCTCGTGGCTCTGCTCTACGAGACGGGGCTGAGGATCAGCGAGCTCTTGGCCCTGAGGGCGCGAGACGTGGACTTGGAGCGAGGAGAGGTCGAGGTGAGGCACGGCAAATACGGCAAGCCCAGGACGGTGTTCGTGGGCCCCCTCTCTAGGTCTCTCCTGGAGGTCGCTCTGGCCGGCAGAGAGCCGGATGATAGAGTGATACCGCTCACTTACAACGCCGTCTATAAGAGACTGAAGAGGCTCGCGTCGAGGGCAGGCCTCGACGGTCTGCCCGTCAGACCTCACGTCCTCAGGCACACGTTTGCTACCGAGGCGCTTAGGCGCGGCATGAGCCTGATCGCCCTCCAGAGGATCCTCGGCCACAGCGACGTCAAGACGACCCAAATCTACACGCACCTGATGAAGGAGGACGTAAAGCGCGAGTACGAGAGGGTCTTCGTCTCATCGCGGGTCGGCGCGCTCGGCGAGCCCGCGTGCGCGAGATGTGGCGCGAAGCTCGTGGAGGGCGCTAGATTCTGCCACGTGTGCGGGAGCCCCGCTCCTCTAGTTAGGGGGCTCGAGCGTCGTTGACGCCTAGATCAGGTCCCAGAGGAATCTCCCGTTCTCGTAGATAACGTCGCCGTCGCCTAGCACTTTCCCTCTCCTCATGTCCTTGACCATGTCCCAGTGGATGGAGCTGGCGTTTCTGCCGCCCGTGGCCGGGTAGGCCGCTCCGAGAGCAAGATGTATCGTCCCCCCTATCTTCTCATCGAATAGCACGTGCTTCGTGAATCTGTCGATATCGTAATTCAGGCCGAACGCGACCTCGCCCAGTCTGCTCGCTCCCTCGTCGGTACTCAGCATCTTCCGCAAGAACTCATCGCCGCGGAGGGCTCTTGCTTCGACTACGACCCCTCTCCTGAACACGAGCCTGACGCCTTCAATCTCGGCGCCTCCCCATAGGGCCGGGTACGTGAATGACACGGCCCCCTCGGCCGTATCCTCGAGAGGAGCCGTGAAAACCTCGCCCCCGGGCATGTTGTTCTTGCCGTCGTCGCTGA
Protein-coding sequences here:
- a CDS encoding tyrosine-type recombinase/integrase, which produces MATLGALGLSDKTVKSYRAALLDFASRVGPEKRISEVSYEDVLSWINSRLRAGSGRGRKVDSREERRRAQSTLHYYSLFVRRFLAWCGKPPHMVPVVKRPPRGAIEALGEREIRALIASARDFTDMLLVALLYETGLRISELLALRARDVDLERGEVEVRHGKYGKPRTVFVGPLSRSLLEVALAGREPDDRVIPLTYNAVYKRLKRLASRAGLDGLPVRPHVLRHTFATEALRRGMSLIALQRILGHSDVKTTQIYTHLMKEDVKREYERVFVSSRVGALGEPACARCGAKLVEGARFCHVCGSPAPLVRGLERR